The Branchiostoma floridae strain S238N-H82 chromosome 3, Bfl_VNyyK, whole genome shotgun sequence genomic sequence AGAACAAAAGAACTGCGGACATTCCAAGAGTTACCGCACAGAGTTCTGTGCATGCTGTCCCATGCTCCCTTTAATATTGCACACAACGTGGCTGGTGGGTATCTAATTACAGGGCAGAAAACTTGTTCGTCAAGTCTTCCACGCCCCTCAGGTGACCTTCATGATCAGCTGGCCCCCTCAGGCAGTTACTGACAGGTGGTTATTAACAAGAGTACAtatagatttgtttgtttacttgtttgtttacttgttgacACATGTGCTGTTGACCCTACAGGACAGCGTGACCTTGATCCAAGCTGTCCAGCGAGGTGATCTCAcaaaggtcaacgacctgatcAAGAGTGGCTGTGACGTCAATAAGAATGAAGAGGTGAGACAAAACATCTTCAAGACGTCTTAGAGTTCATTGAAATGGTCTGTTACTATTAAAGATGCATGggcctttttttttaagatGAAAAATAATTTCCCCAGCTAACTTACAAGGATTGTGTTCTTTGCAGACCCAGAACATGGAATGTAAACTTTAAGGTGCTGTCCAGCTCCAGTCCGTCTAGTTCCCAACTTATGACCATGTATTTTACCTGCCCCACAGACCTTCCTTGGCACTTCACCAGTTTGTTTGCTGGTGAGGAATACAAAGGTGCTATGCAGCTCCAGTCTGTCTAGTTCCCAGCCTATAACCATGTATTTTACCTGCCTCACAGACCTTCCTTGGCACTTCACCAGTTTTTTTGCCAGTGGGGACTACAAAGGTGCTGTCCAGCTCCAGTCCGTCTAGTTCCCAGCTTGTAACCATATATTTTCCCTGCCCCACAGACCTTCCTTGGTGCGTCAGCAGTTCATGTAGCAGCACTGATGGGGAACACAGAGGTCCTTGACCTGCTGCTCAGCTTGGGGGCAAAGGTCAATGTGAACGATGGGGTATGCATGCTCGCCATTTTATTttcaagtttgtttctttctgctcaTAACAAAATGCTTCATTGGCAAAAATTATGAGGTCTGGGCTTagagtttgtttctttctgctcaTAACAAAATGCTTCATTGCCAAAAATGTGGAAGTTTTGAGTTTAGATGGCAAATATTAACAGCTCCCCCATACATGATGCTTATGGGACCCTCCTCCTATCTTGCTAACAGGGCACATACACAGAACCCCCTCTAACTACTCTTGCATCCTCTATAGGGCACATACAGAACTCCCTCTAAGCTATTGGTGCATCCCCCTACAGGGCACATATGGAACCCCCCTAACCTACTTGTGTACCCACTACAGGGCACATACGGAACCCCCCTGACGTATGCAGTGATGAAGTCCCAGGCTGACTGTGTGCGATCACTCATCAGCCATGGAGCTGAGGTCGATGACCTCTCCACTGAGGTAGGTCCTGCTGATGTTGATTGACAGGTTTGATTGACTGGTTTGACAGATGATGGCAAGTCTGTGGTGATGTGCTGTAGATAAAGCAGGGGCTGACAGGTTTGACatgattgacatgtttgattgacatgttgacatgtttgatgGCACATTTGATGTGCTTGATTGACAGATAATAGAGGCCTGGCCTATGGTGGTGAGCTGTAGATGAAGCAGAAGGCAGCAGGTGTGACATGCTGACATGTTTGATGTGTGAGCTGTTGACATGTTTGATGTACACGTTTGATGTGCCAcatgttgacatgtttgattgacatgtttgatgtttgacatgttgacatgtttgattgacagatgatgGAGAGCCTGTGGAGGTGTGCTGTAGATGAAGTTGAAGGCTGCAGGAGGTGTGACATGATTGACATGTTTGAGTGAcatattgacatgtttgattgacatgtttgatgtttgacatgttgacatgtttgattgacagatgatgGAGAGCCTGTGGAGGTGTGCTGTAGATGAAGTGGAAGGCTGCAGCAGAAGTGACatgattgacatgtttgattgacatgttgacatgtttgattgacatgtttgatgtttgaaatgattgacatgtttgattgacagatgatgGAGAGCCTGTGGAAGTTAGCTGTAGATGAAGCGGAGGGTGGCAGGTTCGACATTTTGAACCATCTCCTGGAGAACTACGAGAAACCACATGACACTagaaaggtcagaggtcacgcccgcattggcaattttttttaaaattcagtcaAAGCATGTTTTGACTATCTTGTAATTTCTAAAACTGTACTAGTACCGGTAAAATCACTATCATGACATTTGTATAATCCTGTTGCTTGGGTATGCACCTTGATTTGTTAGAAATGATCACAATGTTTACCAAATTGAATAAGCAGATGAATGACTTCTGTAAAGAGTTAGTCGTCTGTGATGAACAATTCTGCCAATTCCACTAAAGGGACCAACCATAATAAGGCATTCGAGATTCATTGCAATAgaaagataaatagataaattgcTGTCATTGTTCTTCCCCCAGCTGGTAGAAAACATTTCCCGGATGACCAAAGCCTGCGACGTTGAGGTCCAGACCATGGAGGGTCGGATCGAGGCCGTCCAAACGGGCGGGTTCTCTGAGCTTTCCGGCGCCCTCGGTCGCGACCGGCTCGACCACGTGAAGGAGTTCCTGTCCATGCGTGTCGTGGCGCACACCTTCGAGGACGTGGCGCTctcggtttgtttgtttatttgaaggATTGATACAACAGATGACTAACCTACGTCACTACATCACTGGTTGTCTGAAACCtttaaccgtttccaaaatcatatccagttgctcgagtgtctactttttggcgtagcttattacctggatgtttaatcTTCATTCACATAGATGACATGTTTTCAAGGTGTTAACTGTGAGACCTGACTGTAAGGTTGATCCACGCACAACGGGATGGACTCATactctctgtttgtttgtttgttcatttatgTCTATCTGTAACAGCTATTACTTTTTATAGTCCTTCTGGATTCCATGACCATGTAAATGTTTACAACATCTTGAAACATGTACAGATATAAATCTGCAACAGTTGCTTACATTTCTTTTGAAACCTGTAGGTGCGTTCAATCTCTCGAGAAAAGCCCGTACGTACGCTGTACTTGCTGAACACCATGAAGCCGGGGTTCTTCCCGTACGAAGCGTTCGAGGACGGGAAGTGGGCGAAGCTCTGTCTGCTGATGGGCGTCAACGGCGAGATACGCAAAGTTCCCAGCATGCCTCTTCACAGGTGGGTTAGGCAGGCAGGATAATCGGGGGTTGTTT encodes the following:
- the LOC118411312 gene encoding kinase D-interacting substrate of 220 kDa B-like isoform X2, whose protein sequence is MEPVSPILASPSPTWGQDSVTLIQAVQRGDLTKVNDLIKSGCDVNKNEEGTYGTPLTYAVMKSQADCVRSLISHGAEVDDLSTEMMESLWKLAVDEAEGGRFDILNHLLENYEKPHDTRKLVENISRMTKACDVEVQTMEGRIEAVQTGGFSELSGALGRDRLDHVKEFLSMRVVAHTFEDVALSVCLFI
- the LOC118411312 gene encoding serine/threonine-protein kinase TNNI3K-like isoform X1 is translated as MEPVSPILASPSPTWGQDSVTLIQAVQRGDLTKVNDLIKSGCDVNKNEETFLGASAVHVAALMGNTEVLDLLLSLGAKVNVNDGGTYGTPLTYAVMKSQADCVRSLISHGAEVDDLSTEMMESLWKLAVDEAEGGRFDILNHLLENYEKPHDTRKLVENISRMTKACDVEVQTMEGRIEAVQTGGFSELSGALGRDRLDHVKEFLSMRVVAHTFEDVALSVCLFI